The proteins below are encoded in one region of Paenibacillus albus:
- the ruvB gene encoding Holliday junction branch migration DNA helicase RuvB codes for MDDRIISANLMMEDQAVEYSLRPRYLSEYIGQSQVKENLKVFIEAAKLRKEALDHVLLYGPPGLGKTTLSNIIANELGVNLRTTSGPAIERPGDLAALLTNLQEGDVLFIDEIHRLHRTVEEVLYPAMEDFALDIMIGKGPSARSVRLDLPPFTLIGATTRAGLLSAPLRDRFGVVSRLEFYSTDDLAFIVSRASEILGVSIIGEAAQEIAMRSRGTPRIANRLLKRVRDFAQVRGDGIVTHELARSALSLIQVDPLGLDSIDHKMLRAMITIYRGGPVGLDTIAATIGEEGQTIEDVYEPYLMQIGFLQRTPRGRMVTPLAYRHLGLPVPEEKGGAADQAGDSDEGGVIL; via the coding sequence ATGGACGATCGGATAATTTCCGCCAACCTCATGATGGAAGATCAAGCGGTGGAGTATAGCTTGCGTCCCCGCTATTTGTCTGAGTATATCGGCCAATCGCAAGTGAAAGAGAATTTGAAAGTATTCATCGAAGCGGCGAAGCTGCGCAAGGAAGCGCTGGATCACGTGCTCTTATACGGTCCTCCGGGACTTGGCAAGACGACGCTGTCGAATATTATTGCCAATGAGCTCGGCGTCAATCTGCGTACAACGAGCGGTCCGGCAATAGAGCGGCCAGGCGACCTTGCGGCGCTGCTCACGAATTTGCAGGAAGGCGATGTGCTATTCATCGACGAGATTCACCGGCTGCACCGGACGGTAGAAGAAGTGCTCTACCCGGCGATGGAAGACTTCGCACTCGATATCATGATCGGCAAAGGCCCAAGCGCAAGATCTGTTCGCCTGGATTTGCCGCCGTTCACGCTAATTGGGGCAACGACGCGGGCAGGACTATTGTCAGCTCCGCTTCGTGACCGTTTCGGCGTTGTGAGCCGGCTTGAGTTCTACTCCACCGACGATCTGGCATTCATCGTGTCGCGTGCGTCGGAAATTCTCGGTGTCAGCATTATTGGAGAAGCTGCGCAAGAGATTGCGATGCGCTCGCGAGGAACGCCGCGGATCGCGAATCGGCTCTTGAAGCGGGTGCGCGACTTCGCGCAAGTGCGAGGAGACGGCATAGTGACGCATGAGCTTGCACGTTCAGCTCTGAGCCTCATTCAAGTCGATCCTCTCGGCCTTGACAGCATTGACCATAAGATGCTCCGTGCGATGATAACGATCTATCGCGGGGGACCGGTCGGGCTCGATACGATTGCAGCGACAATTGGCGAAGAAGGCCAGACGATCGAAGATGTATATGAGCCGTATCTCATGCAGATCGGCTTCCTGCAGCGTACGCCGCGCGGTCGGATGGTGACGCCGCTCGCTTACCGGCATCTAGGGCTTCCTGTGCCGGAGGAGAAAGGCGGCGCTGCCGATCAAGCAGGCGATTCCGATGAAGGAGGCGTCATCCTTTAA
- the ruvA gene encoding Holliday junction branch migration protein RuvA: MIDYIRGRVVHLDTEYVVVDVRDIGYQVFTPNPYAFVKSDDAVTIYTHHHVREDANLLFGFANREEQAMFRKLLDVSGIGPRVALGILAGGKPETIAAAIQQENLTFLTKLPGIGKKTAQRMVLDLKDKLDHIPGGFSFAAASVVLDDAGTSGTLFEGGEVWREAREALMALGYTAAELDRAWQGMKQTEVPNESVDSLMKRALQQLFKG; this comes from the coding sequence ATGATCGATTACATACGTGGACGTGTCGTCCATTTGGATACCGAGTATGTCGTTGTGGATGTACGTGATATTGGCTATCAGGTGTTTACGCCAAATCCGTATGCTTTTGTGAAGAGCGATGATGCCGTGACGATTTACACGCACCACCATGTCCGTGAGGATGCGAATCTGCTCTTCGGCTTCGCGAATCGTGAGGAGCAGGCCATGTTCCGCAAGCTGCTTGATGTCTCCGGTATCGGCCCGCGCGTTGCACTTGGCATTCTCGCAGGCGGTAAGCCGGAGACGATTGCGGCGGCGATTCAGCAGGAGAACTTGACTTTCCTGACGAAGCTTCCGGGCATCGGCAAGAAGACCGCACAGCGGATGGTGCTTGATCTGAAGGATAAGCTCGATCATATTCCAGGCGGATTCAGCTTTGCTGCAGCGAGCGTTGTACTTGATGATGCAGGCACTAGCGGCACGTTGTTCGAAGGCGGAGAAGTGTGGCGCGAGGCGCGCGAAGCGCTTATGGCGCTCGGATATACGGCTGCGGAGCTTGACCGTGCATGGCAGGGCATGAAACAGACCGAAGTGCCGAATGAGAGTGTGGATTCACTAATGAAGAGGGCATTGCAGCAGCTGTTTAAAGGCTGA
- the ruvC gene encoding crossover junction endodeoxyribonuclease RuvC: MRVLGIDPGIAIVGFGFVDKIGSKLVPVQYGCIQTEAHTPQEERLKQVYESTCALIDRYKPDTVAVEKLFFNKNVTTAFSVGQARGVMILAAAQRGLPVTEYTPLQVKQAVVGYGKAEKRQVQEMVKMFLKLSAIPKPDDVADALAVAICHAHSSVLTQKINEVNRG, from the coding sequence TTGCGAGTATTAGGTATCGATCCGGGGATAGCCATTGTCGGTTTCGGATTTGTTGACAAAATCGGGAGCAAGCTCGTTCCCGTTCAATACGGCTGCATCCAGACGGAGGCACATACGCCTCAAGAGGAGCGGCTCAAGCAGGTCTACGAGTCTACCTGCGCACTTATTGACCGTTATAAGCCCGATACCGTTGCAGTCGAGAAACTGTTCTTCAACAAGAACGTCACGACAGCTTTCTCGGTTGGGCAAGCGCGTGGCGTCATGATTCTAGCAGCGGCACAGCGCGGATTGCCAGTAACGGAATATACGCCTCTTCAAGTGAAGCAGGCCGTCGTCGGCTATGGTAAAGCTGAGAAACGCCAGGTACAAGAGATGGTTAAGATGTTCCTGAAGCTCTCTGCCATTCCGAAGCCCGATGATGTGGCGGATGCGCTTGCGGTGGCCATTTGCCATGCCCATTCGTCGGTTCTGACGCAAAAAATTAACGAGGTGAACCGAGGATGA
- a CDS encoding BofC C-terminal domain-containing protein → MEFSLWKKIKQKLRRSRRPMWQLGSMIAAVMLFNTCTLTDVSAAEPDKPLNGHPSSVIETLSGQSEQVNVKLRMIYLCGDEMKTLGKMSAKAALSMLAQHPEWNAVMHPSGAVVMEQRVDDLSESCKRNGYISLDKSGNLTMFDGSPKEKKVMRTFFQLDVHYMESSLPKDRIDQLMNGIRITDKDEFNSVISTFSDYAIDRNEKVEKVMKRSF, encoded by the coding sequence ATGGAATTCAGCCTGTGGAAAAAAATAAAACAGAAGCTTCGCCGCTCGCGCCGCCCAATGTGGCAGCTTGGCAGTATGATCGCGGCCGTCATGCTATTCAACACTTGCACGTTGACGGATGTATCTGCCGCTGAGCCGGACAAGCCTTTGAACGGTCACCCAAGCAGTGTCATTGAAACACTATCCGGGCAATCCGAGCAAGTGAATGTGAAGCTGCGAATGATCTACTTATGCGGGGATGAGATGAAGACGCTTGGCAAAATGAGCGCCAAAGCCGCGCTCAGTATGCTCGCGCAGCACCCGGAGTGGAACGCGGTCATGCATCCGAGCGGCGCGGTCGTCATGGAGCAGCGGGTTGATGACCTGTCGGAGTCCTGCAAGCGTAACGGTTATATCAGCTTAGATAAATCGGGTAATTTAACGATGTTCGACGGTTCTCCGAAGGAGAAGAAGGTTATGCGCACCTTCTTTCAGCTTGATGTGCACTACATGGAGAGCAGCCTGCCGAAGGATCGCATCGACCAGCTGATGAACGGTATCCGCATAACGGATAAAGACGAGTTCAACAGCGTCATCTCAACATTCAGCGATTATGCGATAGACCGCAACGAGAAGGTTGAGAAAGTAATGAAACGGTCATTTTGA
- a CDS encoding LysM peptidoglycan-binding domain-containing protein, with protein MKIHIVKKGDTLYLIAQKYNVSLEEIIKLNPEITNPDQIGIGMKVKVPTGSNHHGGQMDIMHQHVVQQGDTLWKLSKAWGVPLGDMIKANPQLKNPNVLLTGEIVNIPTPGSSGMMHDMSESNGNGKGTGHHMLSPTSVMHGVQGLMGKIPTGKKPTGQKPSTMPMPIPEVLPEAVEPAPAPVPTPLPAPVPVVEKKYPVYNAQQHVDLFKQYGVPATEVMSLYDMPKMPEAVSPESQGPMKHGYGFSNPTVVSPAMTSGYGMNPTAVSPAMTGGYGMNPTAVSPAMTGGYGMNPTAVSPAMTGGYGNMAAVSPASTGSGYGFPTAVSPASTGGGYGNEMGPTAVSPAEEGPEWGPPMTLPWGAPSYGFSPSMVSPAEMGPQGGYGYGGFDPSMVSPAEMGPHGGYGSYGFDPSMVSPANVGPQGGYGYGYDPSMVSPANMGPQGGYGYGFDPSMVSPANMGPQGGYGYDPSMVSPANVGPQGGYGYGYDPSMVSPANMGPAGYTYMGNGQVSPIVAGAADKNCNCGCREDEGPHIDEESIELNEAKAKVARKKKPVIRTARTTKPKRRGSYPWINR; from the coding sequence GTGAAAATTCATATTGTAAAAAAAGGCGATACCTTATACCTAATTGCACAAAAGTACAACGTATCGCTGGAAGAAATCATTAAGCTCAACCCGGAAATTACGAATCCGGATCAAATCGGCATCGGCATGAAAGTGAAAGTGCCGACGGGCTCGAACCACCATGGCGGTCAAATGGACATCATGCATCAGCATGTGGTACAGCAAGGGGACACGTTGTGGAAGCTGTCGAAGGCTTGGGGCGTGCCGCTTGGCGATATGATTAAAGCGAATCCGCAGCTGAAAAATCCGAACGTGCTGCTCACCGGAGAGATCGTCAACATTCCGACGCCAGGCTCTTCGGGTATGATGCATGACATGAGTGAAAGCAACGGTAACGGCAAAGGAACAGGTCACCACATGCTTTCGCCGACTTCGGTCATGCATGGCGTTCAAGGCTTGATGGGCAAAATTCCGACAGGGAAGAAGCCAACAGGTCAAAAGCCTAGTACAATGCCTATGCCGATTCCGGAAGTGCTTCCGGAAGCCGTTGAGCCAGCTCCGGCTCCAGTACCTACACCGCTGCCTGCGCCAGTGCCGGTAGTGGAGAAGAAGTATCCGGTGTACAATGCGCAGCAGCATGTCGATCTGTTCAAGCAATATGGCGTGCCGGCTACAGAAGTGATGTCGCTTTATGATATGCCGAAAATGCCAGAAGCGGTATCGCCGGAATCCCAAGGTCCGATGAAGCATGGTTATGGTTTCAGCAATCCGACAGTTGTATCGCCAGCGATGACAAGCGGCTACGGAATGAACCCAACAGCGGTATCGCCAGCGATGACAGGCGGCTATGGCATGAATCCAACAGCAGTATCGCCAGCGATGACGGGCGGCTACGGAATGAATCCAACAGCAGTGTCGCCAGCGATGACAGGCGGATATGGCAACATGGCGGCGGTATCACCTGCATCGACAGGCAGCGGCTATGGTTTCCCAACAGCTGTGTCTCCGGCATCGACAGGTGGCGGCTATGGCAATGAAATGGGACCGACAGCTGTGAGCCCTGCAGAAGAAGGACCGGAATGGGGACCGCCAATGACTTTGCCATGGGGTGCACCAAGCTATGGCTTCAGCCCTTCGATGGTATCTCCTGCAGAGATGGGTCCACAAGGCGGCTACGGTTATGGCGGCTTCGACCCGTCGATGGTATCTCCGGCTGAGATGGGACCTCATGGCGGTTATGGCAGCTATGGCTTTGACCCGTCAATGGTTTCTCCGGCAAACGTAGGCCCGCAAGGCGGCTATGGTTACGGATATGACCCGTCAATGGTATCTCCGGCGAACATGGGTCCGCAAGGCGGCTATGGCTACGGATTTGACCCATCGATGGTATCTCCAGCGAACATGGGTCCACAAGGCGGCTATGGTTACGATCCTTCGATGGTATCTCCAGCTAACGTAGGCCCGCAAGGCGGCTACGGCTACGGATATGACCCTTCGATGGTATCGCCGGCGAACATGGGTCCAGCCGGCTACACGTATATGGGCAATGGTCAAGTTTCTCCAATCGTAGCTGGTGCAGCAGATAAGAATTGCAACTGCGGCTGCCGCGAAGACGAGGGGCCTCACATTGACGAAGAGAGCATTGAGCTGAACGAGGCGAAAGCTAAAGTTGCCCGCAAGAAAAAACCGGTTATCCGTACAGCGCGTACGACAAAACCGAAACGCCGTGGCAGCTATCCGTGGATTAACAGATAA
- the ilvE gene encoding branched-chain-amino-acid transaminase produces MAEQVIYLNGEYVSKEDAKISVFDHGFLYGDGIFEGIRIYGGNIFKCKEHLDRLYDSAKSIMLDIPLTQDEMEQALVETIRKNGLRDGYIRLVVSRGPGNLGLDPKRCPQAWVIIIVEQLAIYPAEAYRDGLVSVSVSQRRNIPDALNPKIKSLNYLNNILVKIQANLAGVGEAIMLNSQGYVAEGSSDNIFIIKRGVVYTPPCYVGALEGITRATIMELCAKLGYTLKEEPFTLHDVYVADEVFFTGTAAEVIAVREVDGRTIGGGKAGPITTHLLEEFRKTVEVDGVKVYE; encoded by the coding sequence ATGGCAGAACAAGTCATTTATTTGAACGGTGAGTATGTTAGCAAAGAAGATGCGAAAATTTCCGTATTCGATCACGGTTTTCTATACGGAGACGGAATTTTCGAAGGAATCCGAATCTACGGCGGCAATATCTTTAAATGCAAAGAGCATCTGGACCGTCTTTATGACTCGGCCAAATCAATCATGCTGGACATCCCGCTCACTCAAGATGAAATGGAACAGGCACTGGTGGAGACGATTCGTAAGAATGGCCTGCGCGATGGTTATATCCGCCTTGTCGTATCTCGCGGTCCCGGCAATCTGGGCCTCGATCCGAAGCGCTGCCCGCAAGCTTGGGTCATCATCATCGTTGAGCAGCTGGCAATCTACCCTGCGGAAGCTTACCGCGATGGACTTGTATCGGTATCCGTATCACAGCGCCGCAACATTCCGGATGCGCTGAATCCGAAGATCAAGTCGCTGAACTATTTGAATAACATTCTCGTTAAAATTCAAGCAAACCTTGCAGGCGTTGGCGAAGCGATTATGCTGAACTCGCAAGGCTACGTGGCTGAAGGCTCCAGCGATAACATCTTCATCATCAAGCGTGGAGTTGTTTATACTCCGCCTTGCTACGTTGGCGCGCTGGAAGGCATTACGCGTGCGACGATTATGGAGCTGTGTGCGAAGCTGGGCTACACGCTCAAGGAAGAACCGTTCACGCTGCATGATGTATATGTAGCTGACGAAGTGTTCTTCACGGGCACGGCGGCAGAAGTTATCGCAGTTCGCGAAGTGGACGGCCGTACGATCGGAGGCGGCAAAGCAGGTCCGATTACGACGCATCTGCTGGAAGAATTCCGCAAGACCGTTGAAGTGGACGGCGTTAAGGTTTACGAATAG
- the pheA gene encoding prephenate dehydratase — protein MIKVACLTKGSTSDEAAKYLFGAHNDSIEYTYPRMIADVFLATAEGRTDYSIIPIENTIDGSVSLHTDWLVDEVNLPIQAEWVYPSIQNLIGAASELLNDAGGLAYERITKVMSHPVAMAQCTQYLKRHLPHAELEHVGSTAEAVRIVRDNPGRGWAAIGQVSAAADNNLSVLESAVTDHDNNYTRFLLVGHEPFTIRESAAHKTSILITMPEDYPGALHQVLSAFSWRRINLSRIESRPTKKKLGNYYFLIDIEMSLNTVLLPSAIAEIEAIGCQVRILGSYPSFKYVKA, from the coding sequence ATGATAAAGGTAGCGTGTTTGACCAAAGGCTCCACCTCGGATGAGGCGGCCAAATATTTATTCGGTGCTCACAACGATTCTATTGAATACACATACCCCCGCATGATTGCGGATGTTTTTCTAGCGACAGCTGAAGGCAGAACGGACTATTCCATTATCCCGATAGAGAATACGATTGACGGCTCTGTGAGCCTACATACCGATTGGCTGGTGGATGAAGTTAATTTGCCGATTCAAGCGGAGTGGGTCTATCCGTCCATTCAGAATTTGATCGGCGCAGCGTCAGAGCTGCTGAATGATGCCGGTGGTCTTGCCTATGAGCGAATTACGAAGGTCATGAGTCATCCTGTGGCTATGGCACAATGCACGCAATATCTGAAGCGTCATCTTCCGCATGCGGAGCTTGAGCATGTTGGCAGCACAGCCGAAGCTGTCCGCATTGTAAGAGACAATCCGGGACGAGGCTGGGCTGCGATTGGCCAAGTATCCGCCGCGGCAGACAACAACCTGTCCGTTCTGGAATCCGCGGTCACCGATCACGACAATAATTACACCCGGTTTCTGCTAGTTGGCCATGAACCGTTCACCATACGTGAATCGGCAGCGCATAAGACGAGCATTCTGATTACGATGCCTGAAGATTATCCGGGCGCCCTTCATCAGGTGCTGTCGGCTTTCTCATGGCGTCGTATCAACTTGTCCCGTATTGAATCGCGTCCGACGAAGAAGAAGCTCGGCAATTATTATTTCCTGATCGACATCGAGATGTCGCTGAATACTGTACTGCTTCCGTCAGCAATCGCCGAGATTGAAGCGATCGGCTGTCAGGTTCGTATATTGGGAAGCTATCCTAGCTTTAAATATGTAAAAGCGTAA
- the thrB gene encoding homoserine kinase encodes MNRRVMVKVPASTANLGPGFDALGMALSLYAWIEISIPEDGRTVINLHGDGLAGIPVDKSNLIYKVAQLVFEKAGVSIPEIAIDMYIEIPLTRGLGSSASAIIGGLVAANALIGSPLSEDELFQLSTELEGHPDNVGASLFGGIVVASWDGTRAAKVTIQPPVDLEVLVAIPQFELATEKARHALPAQLSMKDAVFNVANSSLLVAALASGQLNLIPHAMRDRLHQPYRAALVPGMAEILEHATEHGALGVALSGAGPTLLTLVHRGSTQKAELEAFLIETLKGHGIEAETMWLEPCSEGPELTIVREPNGQSFMERVKGEVRA; translated from the coding sequence ATGAATCGCCGGGTAATGGTGAAGGTTCCGGCCAGCACGGCGAATCTTGGTCCTGGCTTTGACGCGCTTGGCATGGCGTTGTCACTGTATGCCTGGATTGAGATATCAATTCCCGAGGATGGCAGAACTGTAATCAACCTGCATGGTGATGGACTCGCCGGTATCCCCGTCGATAAATCCAACCTGATTTATAAAGTGGCTCAGCTCGTGTTCGAGAAAGCAGGCGTATCCATACCTGAGATCGCCATTGATATGTATATTGAAATTCCGCTCACAAGAGGGCTCGGAAGCAGCGCATCCGCCATTATTGGCGGACTCGTTGCCGCGAATGCGCTAATCGGAAGCCCGCTCAGCGAAGACGAGCTGTTCCAGCTCTCGACGGAGCTTGAAGGCCATCCCGACAATGTCGGAGCATCGCTCTTCGGCGGCATCGTCGTGGCGTCATGGGACGGCACTCGTGCTGCGAAGGTGACGATTCAGCCGCCAGTCGATCTGGAAGTGCTCGTTGCAATTCCGCAGTTTGAACTGGCGACAGAGAAAGCGCGTCATGCCCTTCCTGCACAGCTTAGCATGAAAGATGCCGTCTTCAACGTGGCTAACAGCTCATTGCTCGTTGCTGCGCTTGCAAGCGGTCAACTGAACCTTATTCCGCATGCGATGCGAGATCGGCTGCATCAGCCTTATCGTGCAGCACTCGTGCCGGGGATGGCCGAAATACTGGAGCATGCTACGGAGCATGGCGCACTCGGAGTTGCTCTTAGCGGAGCAGGTCCGACACTGCTGACGCTCGTTCACCGTGGCAGCACGCAGAAAGCAGAGCTTGAAGCGTTCCTTATTGAAACGCTGAAGGGTCACGGCATTGAAGCGGAGACGATGTGGTTAGAGCCATGCAGCGAGGGACCGGAGCTCACAATAGTCAGAGAGCCGAATGGACAATCGTTCATGGAACGGGTTAAAGGAGAAGTCAGGGCATGA
- the thrC gene encoding threonine synthase, whose translation MRYLGLIETYKEYLPVTDKTPMLTLQEGNTPLVRAENLSKELGLNLFFKYEGLNPTGSFKDRGMVMAVAKAMEEGSTTIMCASTGNTSAAAAAYAARGGLNCIVLIPNNNIALGKLAQAVIYGAKVIAINGNFDRALEIVREITAKHPITLVNSVNPYRIEGQKTAAFEVVDQLDGVAPDYLAIPVGNAGNISAYWKGFKELHAHGRITKLPKMVGFEAEGAMAIVKGEPIAEPETIATAIRIGNPASWKTAVAAAEESEGQINYVTDEEILHAYKLIASREGIFAEPASAASIAGVLKLKREGKFQGGETVVCVLTGHGLKDPNIAIKSVQAEPIVVDDTEEAVMNAIRQLEGAAQ comes from the coding sequence ATGAGATACCTTGGCTTGATTGAAACGTACAAAGAATATTTGCCTGTCACTGACAAAACTCCGATGTTGACGCTGCAAGAGGGCAATACACCGCTTGTTCGCGCAGAAAACTTGTCCAAGGAGCTTGGGCTGAACCTGTTCTTCAAGTATGAAGGCTTGAATCCGACGGGCTCGTTCAAGGACCGCGGTATGGTAATGGCAGTGGCCAAAGCGATGGAAGAAGGCAGCACGACCATTATGTGCGCATCGACTGGCAATACGTCTGCAGCTGCAGCAGCTTATGCAGCACGCGGCGGACTGAACTGCATCGTGCTTATTCCGAATAATAATATTGCGCTTGGCAAGCTAGCTCAAGCGGTTATCTACGGCGCGAAAGTAATCGCGATCAACGGCAACTTCGACCGCGCGCTTGAAATCGTTCGTGAAATTACGGCTAAACATCCGATTACGCTGGTAAACTCTGTTAACCCGTACCGGATCGAAGGCCAGAAGACAGCAGCATTCGAGGTTGTGGATCAACTGGACGGAGTAGCGCCAGACTACTTGGCAATTCCGGTCGGTAACGCGGGCAACATCTCCGCGTATTGGAAAGGTTTCAAGGAGCTTCACGCACATGGCCGTATCACGAAGCTGCCGAAGATGGTTGGCTTCGAAGCGGAAGGCGCGATGGCAATCGTGAAAGGTGAGCCGATTGCTGAGCCAGAGACGATTGCAACAGCGATTCGTATCGGCAATCCGGCGAGCTGGAAAACAGCGGTTGCCGCCGCGGAAGAATCCGAAGGCCAAATCAACTACGTCACTGACGAAGAGATTCTTCATGCGTACAAGCTAATCGCAAGCCGCGAAGGTATCTTCGCAGAACCTGCATCGGCGGCATCCATCGCCGGCGTGCTGAAATTGAAGCGCGAAGGCAAGTTCCAAGGCGGCGAGACAGTCGTTTGCGTCCTTACAGGCCACGGCTTGAAGGATCCTAACATCGCGATCAAGAGTGTACAAGCTGAGCCGATCGTCGTTGACGATACGGAAGAAGCGGTTATGAATGCCATCCGCCAGCTTGAGGGAGCAGCACAGTGA
- a CDS encoding homoserine dehydrogenase — MKPIKVGLLGLGTVGTGVVRLVEGHQSDLESQVGSPIVIEKVLVQNVSKARSISIDSSKLTEDVWDIIHNPEIDVIVEVMGGIDLTRNYILEAISRGKHIVTANKDLMALHGPEILSKAQEHGCDVMYEASVAGGIPIIRTLVEGFSSDRITKIMGIVNGTTNYILTKMSQEGADYSDVLKEAQDLGYAESDPTSDVEGLDAARKMTILATLGFRANVALEDVDVKGISSISREDILYAKRLGYEVKLLGIAERQDDYISVTVQPTMVKHTHPIASVNGVFNAVYVYGEAVGETMFYGAGAGELPTATSVVADLVAVVKNLKLGVNGKQEKLAYKEKKLKTDEQIASKYFLLLHVADRAGVLARITQAFAEFEVSLESVLQQPNENNPEAEIIIITHDANKAAVKKVLGALENMEVVRVIKSVYRVEG, encoded by the coding sequence ATGAAACCGATTAAAGTAGGATTGCTCGGCCTTGGAACGGTCGGAACAGGCGTTGTTCGCCTTGTGGAAGGTCATCAGAGCGATTTGGAGAGCCAAGTCGGCTCGCCGATCGTTATCGAGAAAGTGCTCGTGCAGAACGTGAGCAAAGCGCGTTCGATCAGCATTGATTCGAGCAAGCTGACAGAAGATGTTTGGGATATCATTCATAACCCTGAGATTGACGTTATCGTGGAAGTAATGGGCGGCATTGATCTGACGCGCAACTACATCCTTGAGGCGATCTCTCGCGGTAAACATATCGTCACAGCGAACAAAGATTTGATGGCGCTGCATGGCCCAGAAATACTATCCAAGGCTCAAGAGCATGGATGCGACGTCATGTATGAAGCTTCCGTAGCTGGAGGTATCCCGATTATCCGTACGTTGGTCGAAGGGTTCTCCTCCGATCGCATCACGAAGATCATGGGTATCGTGAACGGCACCACGAACTACATCCTGACGAAGATGAGCCAGGAAGGCGCCGATTACAGCGATGTATTAAAAGAAGCGCAAGATCTCGGTTATGCAGAATCGGATCCGACCTCTGACGTGGAAGGGCTGGATGCAGCGCGTAAAATGACCATCCTCGCAACGCTTGGCTTCCGTGCTAACGTAGCGCTTGAAGACGTGGATGTGAAAGGCATTTCGTCGATTTCCCGTGAAGATATTCTCTACGCAAAGCGCCTTGGCTACGAAGTGAAGCTGCTTGGCATCGCGGAGCGTCAAGATGACTATATCAGCGTGACCGTACAACCGACGATGGTGAAGCATACGCACCCAATCGCTTCTGTAAATGGTGTGTTCAACGCGGTTTATGTGTATGGCGAAGCGGTAGGCGAAACGATGTTCTACGGCGCAGGCGCAGGCGAGCTGCCTACGGCCACTTCCGTCGTTGCTGACCTTGTTGCGGTTGTGAAGAATCTCAAGCTTGGCGTGAATGGCAAGCAAGAGAAGCTCGCATACAAAGAGAAGAAGCTCAAGACTGACGAGCAGATCGCATCGAAATACTTCCTGCTCCTGCATGTTGCGGACCGTGCCGGTGTGCTGGCACGCATCACGCAAGCTTTTGCCGAGTTTGAAGTAAGCCTTGAGTCTGTATTGCAGCAGCCGAATGAGAACAATCCGGAAGCCGAAATCATCATCATCACGCATGATGCGAATAAAGCGGCTGTGAAGAAAGTGCTTGGCGCACTCGAGAACATGGAAGTTGTAAGAGTAATTAAGAGCGTTTACCGTGTTGAAGGCTAG
- a CDS encoding ACT domain-containing protein: MEERYFVVREDMLPEAIVKTIQVKEMLRRGEAATVHEATERVGLSRSAFYKYKDGVYTQNQLQREAIVTIAMDLDHRSGVLSKVLGLVAGSEGNVLTIHQTIPLQGLASVIISVETSMMTRPMSEMMDAIRKHDGVRKASIIGQG; encoded by the coding sequence GTGGAGGAACGATATTTTGTCGTCCGCGAGGATATGCTGCCGGAAGCAATCGTGAAGACGATTCAAGTGAAAGAAATGCTCCGTCGCGGGGAAGCTGCTACCGTTCATGAAGCCACGGAGCGGGTAGGCTTAAGCCGAAGCGCTTTCTATAAGTATAAAGACGGTGTATATACACAGAATCAGCTGCAGCGCGAGGCCATCGTAACGATAGCCATGGACCTGGATCACCGTTCAGGCGTACTGTCCAAAGTGCTGGGACTTGTTGCCGGCTCGGAAGGCAATGTGCTGACGATCCACCAGACGATTCCGCTGCAAGGATTAGCCAGCGTCATTATTTCGGTCGAAACGTCGATGATGACGAGGCCGATGTCCGAAATGATGGATGCCATTCGCAAGCATGACGGCGTCCGCAAGGCGTCGATAATAGGACAGGGATAA